One Kazachstania africana CBS 2517 chromosome 5, complete genome DNA window includes the following coding sequences:
- the KAFR0E03850 gene encoding uncharacterized protein, producing the protein MASTLQNTTTTLKLNTGASLPILGLGTWRATDDQEGYNAVKSALEAGYRHIDTAAIYQNEEVVGRAIRESGIPRDEIFVTTKLWGTQHRDPAAALDQSLERLGLDYVDLYLMHWPVPMEAKYSKSSSLLEFPYRPDGSLAVESDWDFIKTWELMQELPKTKTRAIGVSNFSINNINDLLKSPGNKIVPAANQVELHPLLPQAELVTFCQEKGIVVEAYSPFGSVSAPLLSEQAIIEVAKKHDVSAAQVILSWHIKRGIAVLPKSVHKERVVSNFKTFSLPEDDFATINNVSKEKGEKRVVNFDWSPFKIFE; encoded by the coding sequence ATGGCCTCTACATTACAAAACACTACTACcactttgaaattaaacACTGGTGCTTCATTGCCTATATTAGGTTTAGGTACTTGGAGGGCCACCGACGACCAAGAGGGTTACAACGCCGTAAAATCTGCTCTAGAAGCCGGTTACAGGCACATTGACACTGCTGCCATCTatcaaaatgaagaagttgTCGGTAGAGCTATCAGAGAATCTGGCATTCCAAGAGATGAAATCTTCGTTACTACCAAATTATGGGGTACACAACACCGTGATCCAGCTGCTGCTTTGGATCAATCTTTGGAAAGATTGGGCTTAGACTATGTCgatttatatttaatgCACTGGCCAGTCCCAATGGAAGCTAAATACAGTAAAAGCAGCAGTTTATTAGAATTTCCATACCGTCCAGACGGATCTCTAGCTGTCGAAAGTGACTGGGATTTCATCAAGACTTGGGAATTAATGCAAGAGTTACCAAAGACTAAAACTAGAGCCATCGGTGTGTCAAACTTTTccatcaataatattaatgatCTATTAAAATCTCCAGGTAACAAGATTGTCCCGGCCGCTAACCAAGTCGAATTACACCCATTACTACCTCAAGCAGAACTTGTAACCTTTTGTCAGGAAAAGGGTATTGTAGTTGAAGCCTATTCACCATTTGGTAGTGTTTCTGCTCCATTACTCAGTGAACAAGCCATCATTGAAGTTGCCAAGAAACATGACGTATCTGCAGCTCAAGTCATTTTAAGTTGGCACATCAAGAGAGGCATTGCTGTCTTACCAAAATCAGTTCACAAGGAAAGAGTCGTCTCCAACTTCAAAACTTTCTCTTTACCAGAAGATGATTTTGCCACAATTAACAATGTATCCAAGGAAAAGGGTGAAAAGAGAGTTGTAAATTTCGACTGGTCTCCTTTCAAGATCTTCGAATAa
- the CTS2 gene encoding putative chitinase (similar to Saccharomyces cerevisiae CTS2 (YDR371W); ancestral locus Anc_5.441), which translates to MMSFKQLIKYFVILSTILIALDLFMCQMFPMFRRRGEEDRRGVTLDDERMHESRNRSFSCGLYYSNWSAYEPRLHFPHEINFDHISHVYYAFFLVDGKNGKLVSGDKWADFQRPILKNNKLVKGNVGELFDLKMKNRVKCIMCIGGWSNREAWHIFSTDPSKIESFTEQAVKMMFEYGFDGIDLDWEYPEDDGIEPQLYLEIMRRIKHHMNKLESEIFKDTSATTSYFELSVATPAFKDKLEIFPLKEMDTVIDYWNMMTYDYYGEWSERTGYHSNLYDGSKGSTTIESVLRHGMSEVEGLNGDYAVKYMINQGIKKDKIILGMAAYGRGFTNVDVPTPRPNESPRYIGRTFDGVGGASEGEPGMWRYDQLPIPGTVEQFDPRYVSGYCFEPTTGTFVGYDTIDSVRVKTQYIKMKDIGGGFWWESCGDTHKNPERSLVNAYVKELGRDNIKKPESIYKNLHCVSHYKQSFHGKGFLSKYLKEYEKNEFQ; encoded by the coding sequence ATGATGTCGTTCAAACAACTAATCAAGTATTTTGTGATACTATCGACGATATTGATTGCTTTAGACTTATTTATGTGTCAAATGTTCCCAATGTTTCGCAGAAGAGGCGAAGAAGATAGAAGAGGAGTTACACTCGACGACGAGAGAATGCACGAATCAAGAAATAGAAGCTTTTCATGTGGACTTTACTACTCCAATTGGTCTGCTTATGAACCTAGATTGCATTTTCCACatgaaatcaattttgatcATATTTCACACGTTTATTATGCCTTTTTCCTGGTTGATGGTAAGAATGGTAAATTGGTTTCAGGTGATAAATGGGCTGATTTCCAAAGACCTATATTGaagaataataaattgGTAAAGGGAAATGTTGgtgaattatttgacttaaagatgaaaaacaGAGTGAAGTGTATTATGTGCATTGGCGGGTGGTCAAATAGAGAGGCTTGGCATATTTTTAGCACTGACCCGAGTAAAATAGAGTCCTTTACTGAGCAAGCTGTGAAGATGATGTTCGAATATGGGTTCGATGGTATTGATTTGGATTGGGAGTATCCTGAAGATGATGGCATTGAACCTCAGCTTTATTTAGAAATCATGCGTAGAATCAAACATCATATGAACAAACTAGAATCTGAGATATTCAAGGACACTTCAGCCACGACATCTTACTTCGAACTGTCAGTTGCTACACCTGCTTTCAAGGACAAACTTGAAATATTCCCTCTAAAGGAGATGGATACCGTCATAGATTACTGGAATATGATGACCTATGATTATTATGGAGAGTGGTCTGAACGAACGGGTTATCATAGTAATCTATATGACGGTTCGAAAGGAAGCACCACAATCGAATCAGTCTTAAGACATGGCATGAGTGAAGTGGAAGGTTTGAATGGGGACTATGCCGTCAAATATATGATTAATCAAGGTATCaagaaagataaaattatcCTTGGAATGGCAGCATATGGAAGAGGTTTCACAAATGTTGACGTTCCCACACCAAGACCAAATGAATCCCCGAGATATATAGGTAGAACATTTGACGGTGTTGGAGGAGCCTCTGAAGGAGAACCTGGGATGTGGAGGTACGACCAATTACCAATACCAGGAACTGTGGAACAGTTTGATCCGAGATATGTTTCAGGATATTGTTTCGAACCAACGACCGGAACCTTCGTTGGATACGACACCATTGATTCTGTACGAGTCAAGACTCAGTATATTAAAATGAAGGACATTGGAGGAGGCTTCTGGTGGGAATCGTGTGGTGATACACATAAGAATCCAGAAAGATCCTTAGTAAATGCCTACGTTAAAGAATTGGGGAGagataatattaaaaaaccTGAAAGTATATACAAGAACCTGCACTGTGTCTCACATTACAAACAATCTTTCCATGGTAAAGGATTCCTAAgcaaatatttgaaagaatacGAGAAAAATGAGTTTCAATAG
- the KAFR0E03860 gene encoding putative cystathionine beta-lyase (similar to Saccharomyces cerevisiae YHR112C; ancestral locus Anc_5.423) translates to MTHLGTSLIHADDKDNRVSDVAPPINVSTTYRYDETDLIPWRERENLDFMEKKPVYSRLAHPNATRLESLFSEILEGHAVIYSSGCAAFYAAMVHYNPKKIFMGQCYHGLRAIANIMTRNYGVEQYTLDDIEKYAQEGDIVEVESPMNPYGTSIDIKSIAEKAHSKGAIVLVDSTFAPPPLQYAWDLGADVVLHSATKYFGGHSDLLSGVIVVKDEEVCKKLRDDRIYLGTNVGNLESYMLLRSLRSYELRILKQSENATKVVEFLNLNKERFDKVLKEVYHSSLQKEAFVKKQLVGGYGPVFSMSLQTIDQCKKFPGKLKYFHHATSLGGVESLVEWRAMTDPYIDQTLIRVSIGVENADDLIKDLETALQELHNGA, encoded by the coding sequence atgaCACATTTAGGCACTTCTTTGATTCACGCAgatgataaagataataGGGTATCTGATGTAGCCCCACCAATTAACGTATCTACAACGTACAGATACGATGAAACGGATCTGATACCATGgagagaaagagaaaatctGGATTTCATGGAAAAGAAACCAGTCTATTCAAGATTGGCTCATCCAAACGCTACAAGATTGGAGTCATTATTCTCTGAAATATTGGAAGGTCATGCTGTCATTTATTCTTCAGGCTGTGCTGCATTCTACGCTGCCATGGTTCATTATAACCCAAAGAAGATCTTCATGGGACAATGTTACCACGGTCTTCGTGCTATAGCAAACATCATGACCCGTAATTACGGTGTTGAACAATACACGCTTGATGATATCGAGAAGTATGCTCAAGAAGGTGACATTGTTGAAGTTGAGAGTCCCATGAACCCATACGGTACCTCTATCGATATCAAGTCTATTGCTGAAAAAGCACATTCCAAAGGTGCTATTGTATTGGTGGACTCTACTTTTGCACCACCTCCTTTACAATATGCGTGGGACCTTGGTGCCGATGTAGTATTACATTCAGCaaccaaatattttggtgGGCATTCAGATCTATTAAGTGGTGTTATCGTTGTGaaggatgaagaagtttgtaaaaaattgagagatGACAGAATTTATCTGGGGACCAATGTTGGTAACTTAGAAAGTTACATGCTTTTAAGATCATTGAGATCATATGAACTTAGAATACTAAAACAATCAGAAAATGCGACAAAAGTGGTCGAATTCTTAAACCTCAACAAGGAAAGGTTTGAcaaagttttgaaagaagtttATCACTCATCATTGCAGAAGGAAGCATTTGTTAAGAAGCAATTAGTTGGTGGATATGGGCCCGTATTTTCAATGTCTTTACAAACGATAGATCAATGTAAAAAATTTCCTGGAAAACTCAAGTATTTCCACCACGCCACATCTTTAGGTGGTGTGGAATCACTAGTTGAATGGAGAGCTATGACCGATCCATATATCGATCAGACATTGATCAGAGTCTCAATTGGTGTAGAAAATGCTGATGATCTAATAAAAGACCTAGAGACAGCTTTACAAGAACTACATAATGGTGCTTAA
- the ESC2 gene encoding Esc2p (similar to Saccharomyces cerevisiae ESC2 (YDR363W); ancestral locus Anc_5.425) has protein sequence MSDSSSSSDDFFLAASEEDDEPLSYGNARETIIDEKVTETIRSDESSDDSIMKEYVKRNSLRSSKTEPSEGKRGEPRRTSKRTRTSVISSSASDESFFSDGSASRSSSRSPSPPAKRQKSFISETAEDSDENDDFFKELATVAQKKSVTGTESAAKRPKRIYNIRFISKLDGSINKSVKVKVLGKFPFSKILPAALKGLIDAYKIPSIMSEIYDVENVGLYWNNAKLLNFMTCDSLSIPLAFENEISNVDILIVSKEFGEKLEKLDQMKTLQEEAKLERQEEIKDVDEGDDFVLKEFEAELRDVAPSNANLSLDTDGEDSEPLMKLALMGQDNKKIYVNVRSSTQISKLVEYYKKQKNLARNVKVKLLFDHDELDLNETVGDQDMEDEDMIDVVVV, from the coding sequence ATGTCAGAtagttcttcttcaagCGACGATTTTTTCTTAGCTGCTTCTGAAGAGGATGATGAGCCGTTATCTTATGGTAACGCAAGAGAAACCATTATAGATGAGAAAGTAACAGAAACAATAAGAAGCGATGAGAGTTCTGAtgattcaataatgaaggaATATGTGAAAAGAAATAGTCTGCGATCCTCTAAGACGGAGCCTTCTGAAGGTAAGAGAGGTGAACCTCGTCGAACATcgaaaagaacaagaactTCGGTAATATCCTCGTCAGCTTCAGatgaatctttcttttcagacGGATCTGCAAGTCGAAGCAGCTCACGTTCACCAAGTCCACCAGCTAAGAGACAGAAAAGTTTCATTTCAGAGACAGCTGAAGATTcagatgaaaatgacgattttttcaaagaattagCCACAGTAGCTCAAAAGAAGAGCGTGACAGGTACTGAATCAGCAGCTAAAAGACctaaaagaatatataatataaggtttatttccaaattagATGGCtcaataaataaaagtGTCAAAGTCAAAGTACTGGGCAAATTTCCGTTTTCTAAGATTTTACCAGCTGCATTGAAAGGTTTAATTGACGCATACAAGATACCGTCTATTATGTCAGAGATATATGACGTCGAAAATGTCGGTTTATATTGGAACAATGCAAAACTACTAAACTTCATGACATGCGACTCCTTAAGTATACCACTAGCTttcgaaaatgaaatatcaaACGTTGATATACTGATTGTCTCTAAAGAATTTGGcgaaaaattggaaaaattagatCAAATGAAAACATTACAGGAAGAAGCAAAACTAGAAAggcaagaagaaatcaagGATGTTGATGAAGGAGATGATTTCGTCCTGAAAGAGTTCGAAGCAGAATTGCGAGATGTGGCTCCAAGTAACGCCAATCTCTCACTTGATACAGATGGTGAAGATTCTGAGCCATTGATGAAACTTGCTCTTATGGGCCAGGACAATAAAAAGATCTACGTCAATGTCCGAAGTTCTACACAGATCTCCAAGTTGGTAGAATATTATaagaagcaaaaaaatttggcaCGTAATGTAAAGGTTAAACTTTTATTCGATCATGATGAGTTGGATTTAAATGAAACTGTCGGTGACCAAGATATGGAGGACGAAGACATGATTGACGTAGTAGTCGTGTAA
- the XRS2 gene encoding Xrs2p (similar to Saccharomyces cerevisiae XRS2 (YDR369C); ancestral locus Anc_5.435) produces the protein MWILRYENELEDGTLRKVSCCLQKWKMYSIGRSSKNPLTIKNDKSISRQHITIRWDCNNEGTGTVLSVVNQGKLTAIDENYMKSDESKAFDDETYSTVVVKLGTKPVVVRISWTPIFWDLSKDFLQFEKSINSMGICTQMQSSNVRDISLVINDEKSNWSRIMFALLKQNCTLVKPVLLSEVCNVLLADCQTNFDEIWAQLFESFSNYTVYPGFTVEGNDILRAFQDVQFYTVGSISHDDLLYLKATVSELQGNFKSFDTADDLVTYIKTVNHNLLKCIALKQEDPAPDEIQGIKIYAIKEIVQAILDGNFKNLPTHIGRSNTSRKRNFTDSISHYNEDAQRNSHVHPDNTSTLNTNTHATISAAAEASREGGESLEPPTVMGPSPTKRRRLVRRTVKPLDSLSFFAGGSTNPSTTLKTVSPVVPSNASNTTSDEKPNKVESKLGVNNARRDEQTNDQVDVVQTALQSLSSQPTTNRSIQNKGILRTENNDEMLTNASIKRRNMPLKPLSPDVDTNLLIQPIDSNSNVSQETNVPKESMEDNDNSSNTLSEVNRNILSRKSESGPHKFDVSLTKRSKSPAAFIEAVQSTKTREVKRIRTKIVDVSPSELSEEAINKLSNLTIVESNPNLIRERRADKNDSVNDMWKGRRNFKKFNKVWPQHRDGYDSLRNNAFLIIRNYVELKPYDGKRNDNDSSDFHEGRSHFNDENDYEVIRRGNPAVSEDDILLNEMRTKAIGLTDNGNDEDFTRIANSDQAVPTVHGVSRLFVADDDSEDELQEERLEKGFGSNRNSNHSFVKEGSTSGILNDFSKDTVLRSHLGRKKAFTQIDSGDEDDDGPKFKFRRNR, from the coding sequence ATGTGGATTTTAAGATACGAGAATGAGTTAGAAGATGGTACTTTAAGGAAAGTATCTTGCTGTTTgcagaaatggaaaatgtaCAGTATAGGCAGGTCAAGTAAAAATCCACTAACGATAAAAAACGACAAGAGTATATCCCGTCAGCATATAACAATACGATGGGACTGTAATAATGAAGGAACTGGGACTGTCCTAAGTGTGGTAAATCAAGGTAAATTGACTGCAATTGACgaaaattatatgaaaAGTGATGAATCCAAAGCTTTTGACGATGAGACATACTCCACAGTGGTAGTCAAACTAGGGACGAAGCCTGTTGTAGTCAGAATTAGCTGGACGCCCATATTCTGGGATTTGTCGAAAGATTTcttacaatttgaaaaaagcaTAAACAGCATGGGTATTTGTACCCAAATGCAATCTAGCAATGTCAGAGATATAAGTTTAGTcataaatgatgaaaaaagtaACTGGAGTAGGATCATGTTTGCATTATTGAAGCAAAATTGTACATTGGTGAAACCAGTACTACTTTCTGAAGTCTGCAACGTCTTGCTGGCTGACTGTCAGACTAATTTTGATGAGATATGGGCTCAATTGTTCGAATCATTCAGTAATTATACTGTATATCCAGGTTTTACTGTAGAAGGTAATGATATACTGAGAGCGTTTCAAGATGTTCAATTTTATACAGTGGGGAGCATATCTCATGACGATTTACTTTATCTGAAAGCAACTGTTTCAGAACTACAAGGAAACTTTAAAAGTTTTGATACGGCCGACGATTTAGTTACCTATATTAAAACTGTTAACCACAACTTATTGAAATGTATAGCTCTGAAGCAAGAAGATCCAGCGCCTGATGAAATTCAAGGCATTAAAATATATGCTATTAAAGAGATAGTACAAGCTATACTCGATGGaaacttcaaaaatctACCTACTCACATTGGACGATCTAATACTTCCAGAAAGAGGAACTTCACGGACTCGATTTCTCACTATAATGAAGATGCTCAACGAAACTCACACGTGCATCCTGATAATACTAGCACACTAAACACAAACACACATGCAACTATAAGCGCTGCAGCGGAAGCATCAAGAGAAGGTGGTGAAAGTCTTGAGCCCCCAACAGTTATGGGTCCAAGTCCAActaagagaagaagattgGTTAGGCGAACAGTGAAACCGTTGGATAGTTTGAGTTTTTTTGCTGGCGGGTCCACTAATCCCAGTACAACATTGAAAACTGTAAGTCCTGTCGTTCCTTCGAATGCTTCAAACACTACTTCAGATGAAAAGCCGAATAAAGTAGAGAGTAAGCTAGGTGTGAACAATGCTCGAAGAGATGAGCAAACCAATGATCAAGTCGATGTAGTCCAGACCGCATTACAGTCTTTATCATCTCAGCCTACTACCAACCGCTCGATCCAGAACAAAGGTATCTTACGTACAGAGAATAACGATGAAATGCTTACGAATGCCAGTATAAAAAGGCGTAATATGCCGCTCAAACCATTGTCGCCAGACGTAGATACAAATTTGCTCATTCAACCTATTGATTCAAACTCAAATGTCTCTCAAGAAACTAACGTACCTAAAGAAAGCATGGAGGATAACGATAATTCCTCCAATACATTGTCTGAAGTGAACAGAAATATCCTTTCTAGGAAAAGCGAAAGTGGCCCCCATAAGTTCGACGTATCTCTTACAAAACGCAGTAAATCTCCTGCTGCTTTCATTGAAGCTGTTCAATCAACGAAAACTAGGGAGGTAAAACGTATACGAACAAAAATTGTAGACGTATCGCCATCAGAACTATCAGAAGAGGCCATTAACAAGTTATCGAACCTAACAATAGTTGAAAGCAATCCGAACCTAATACGTGAAAGAAGAGCcgataaaaatgatagcGTCAACGATATGTGGAAAGGCCGGAGGAATTTTAAAAAGTTTAATAAAGTATGGCCCCAGCATAGGGACGGTTATGATTCATTAAGAAATAATGCTTTCTTGATTATTAGAAATTATGTCGAATTAAAGCCTTACGATGGTAAACgcaatgataatgatagCAGTGATTTCCACGAAGGACGGTCGCATTTTAATGACGAAAATGATTATGAAGTCATACGTAGAGGAAATCCTGCAGTGAGCGAAGATGATATTCTATTGAACGAAATGAGGACAAAAGCCATTGGTTTGACAGATAATggaaatgatgaagatttcaCGCGCATTGCTAACTCTGATCAGGCTGTTCCAACGGTACACGGAGTTTCTAGATTATTTGTGGCAGATGATGACAGTGAGGATGAACTTCAGGAAGAACGGCTTGAAAAGGGATTTGGATCAAACAGAAATTCGAACCATTCGTTTGTTAAAGAAGGCTCTACTTCAGGAATTCTTAACGATTTTTCTAAAGATACTGTTTTAAGATCTCACTTAGGTAGGAAAAAAGCATTTACCCAAATAGATAGTGGTGATGAGGACGATGACGGACCAAAGTTCAAGTTCAGAAGGAATCGTTAG
- the DXO1 gene encoding Dxo1p (similar to Saccharomyces cerevisiae YDR370C; ancestral locus Anc_5.437): MAAASLNATIENFHGLSLGSGKTQKTPIVSPFKRFQHRSIAYFPNHPANFFQISREVATYHDGRIYEPNETSQDILPLLNKDISKIAQGVSAIDARKYKVKYIGSDLYQGFENFESMSREELDSALPCFAYIKKWEAHHHCKYTENKKYTIVSARHHIVNLIMSIFDTSKETIVNSTYLGNGLLTFSQDTSDPMTMNEGIFTKNKNLKKICYSGFALEDLLTKSQKEPLFSITENQLDDNITLLLRCEMDAYNQLTQNYTELKCYAPLKMASPQHRKKLLKTWIQTGVLPSSDLMFGIRSPYNGELLDIEWYSRDGLYRRFNNRNLPENKKSLNFNANIAVEWSHHCIKTICELISDNLQGDAPQAFQIKVDTFRNISIRNLSKIPQNAQIPRQYL, encoded by the coding sequence ATGGCTGCTGCTAGTTTGAATGCTACTATTGAGAATTTCCATGGCCTTTCGTTAGGTTCTGGTAAGACACAAAAGACCCCGATTGTGAGCCCTTTCAAACGATTTCAACATCGAAGTATAGCATATTTCCCAAACCATCCagcaaatttctttcagATTAGTCGGGAAGTTGCAACTTACCATGATGGTAGGATCTACGAACCAAATGAGACATCACAAGATATACTTCCCTTGCTCAATAAAGATATTTCCAAGATTGCACAGGGTGTTTCTGCCATCGATGCTCGAAAATATAAAGTGAAGTACATTGGATCCGATTTGTATCAGGGCTTCGAAAACTTTGAATCCATGTCTCGTGAAGAATTGGATTCAGCTTTGCCTTGTTTTGCATACATCAAGAAGTGGGAAGCTCACCATCATTGTAAGTACactgaaaataagaaatataCAATAGTCTCAGCAAGACATCACATTGTAAACTTGATAATGTCAATTTTTGACACATCCAAGGAGACAATTGTAAACTCTACATATTTGGGGAATGGTTTATTGACTTTCTCACAGGATACTTCGGATCCTATGACAATGAATGAAGGAATATTTactaaaaataagaatctgaagaaaatatgttATTCAGGTTTTGCACTAGAAGACCTACTTACCAAATCACAGAAAGAACCATTGTTTTCCATAACTGAAAATCAACttgatgataatataaCACTCTTATTGCGTTGTGAAATGGATGCGTATAACCAACTGACTCAAAATTATACTGAATTAAAATGTTATGCACCTTTAAAAATGGCTAGTCCGCAACATCGCAAAAAGCTTCTCAAAACATGGATTCAAACGGGAGTACTTCCCTCATCCGATCTAATGTTCGGTATAAGAAGCCCTTACAATGGCGAATTATTGGATATTGAATGGTATTCCAGAGATGGGCTCTACAGACGATTCAATAATAGAAATCTGCCGGAGAACAAGAAGTCACTGAACTTCAATGCAAACATAGCTGTAGAATGGTCCCATCACTGTATTAAAACAATATGTGAGCTGATTTCAGACAATTTACAGGGAGATGCTCCACAAGCTTTCCAAATAAAAGTCGATACTTTTAGAAATATATCCATAAGAAATCTTTCTAAAATCCCACAAAATGCTCAGATTCCAAGGCAGTATCTTTAA
- the KAFR0E03840 gene encoding uncharacterized protein (similar to Saccharomyces cerevisiae YPR1 (YDR368W) and GCY1 (YOR120W); ancestral locus Anc_5.434), with protein MSANLKNSTKTLKLNDGSQIPIVGLGTWQATDERDAYNAVRAALDAGYRHIDTAAIYKNEVQVGEAIRDSGVPREEIFVTTKLWNAQHHEPEVALDESLQRLGLDYVDLYLMHWPVSLDKSYMKESPLELMKRPDGTRPVETDWTFINTWELMQKLPKNKVRSIGVSNFSVNNLKDLLKAPTTNVVPTINQVELHPLLPQYELVDYCQQNKIEVEAYSPLGSTSAPLLSEPIVIDVAKKNGVQPAHVVLSWIVQRNIIVLPKSVHAERVAANLKTFTLPEEDFDAIGKISQQRGERRINNPNFEPFKTFV; from the coding sequence ATGTCTgctaatttgaaaaattccacTAAAACTCttaaattgaatgatggTTCTCAAATCCCAATTGTTGGTTTAGGTACCTGGCAAGCAACAGATGAAAGAGATGCTTACAATGCTGTAAGAGCTGCTTTAGATGCTGGTTATAGACATATTGACACTGCCGCAATCTACAAAAATGAAGTACAAGTTGGTGAGGCTATAAGAGATTCTGGCGTCccaagagaagaaattttcgTTACTACAAAGTTATGGAACGCTCAACACCACGAACCAGAAGTTGCTCTGGATGAATCTCTACAAAGATTGGGTTTAGACTATGTCGATCTGTACTTAATGCACTGGCCTGTTTCTTTAGACAAATCTTACATGAAGGAAAGTCCATTGGAACTAATGAAACGTCCAGATGGCACACGTCCAGTAGAAACTGACTGGACCTTTATCAATACATGGGAGCTAATGCAAAAGCTTCCAAAGAATAAAGTCAGATCCATTGGTGTTTCTAACTTCTCCGTCAATAACTTAAAGGATCTCCTAAAGGCCCCAACAACAAATGTAGTACCAACCATTAACCAAGTCGAATTGCATCCTCTATTACCACAATATGAGTTGGTGGATTACTGTCAACAGAATAAGATTGAAGTTGAAGCTTACTCTCCTTTAGGAAGTACTAGTGCTCCACTATTATCAGAACCAATTGTCATTGACGTTGCTAAGAAAAATGGCGTTCAACCAGCTCATGTTGTCTTAAGTTGGATTGTCCAAAGAAACATCATTGTTTTACCAAAATCCGTCCATGCTGAAAGAGTTGCTGCAAACTTGAAGACCTTCACATTaccagaagaagattttgatgcTATTGGTAAGATCTCTCAACAAAGGGGtgaaagaagaatcaaCAATCCAAACTTTGAACCTTTCAAGACATTTGTTTGA